A stretch of the uncultured Cohaesibacter sp. genome encodes the following:
- a CDS encoding methyl-accepting chemotaxis protein, with product MINLSSLSKLRLGLLIGCLSTVCSVGLLVTGFPYSAVLAAMGISLFAMLYAVWQSQKTTQSVAHMSEVCMKVARGDFEGRTNENLDAGNVRVMMTSLNDLVDRFDTFIREAVASSNALSYNKYYRRIQLAGLNGSFQTYAIQMNDAITRVQTRINDFADKTSHFEEATKVIAANLSEAGEQMNATATDMTQSAANTNERAAVVASTSQETSVNVQTVSAAVEELSASSREIGTQIERSARVASQAVSQTRQGEEKINGLTASADTIGRVVELISDIAEQTNLLALNATIEAARAGDAGKGFAIVAGEVKKLAGQTARAIDDITHQVEAIQSATQGAVMAFGNVSQVIKEMEDITSAVAAAAEQQNAATAEIARNVEEAHFGTEQVAQTISNVSRNAEETGQAADFVMASAERMSNNARVLQKEVADFILGLRQGPLDRREAKDGTYAGSERRAS from the coding sequence ATGATCAATTTATCCTCACTCTCTAAGTTGCGGCTGGGGCTGTTGATTGGCTGTCTGTCGACGGTCTGCTCGGTTGGTCTCTTGGTGACCGGTTTCCCATACAGCGCCGTGTTGGCTGCCATGGGCATCTCTCTTTTTGCAATGCTCTATGCTGTATGGCAGAGCCAGAAAACCACCCAGTCTGTTGCGCACATGTCTGAGGTTTGCATGAAGGTCGCACGCGGAGACTTCGAGGGGCGGACCAATGAAAATCTGGATGCGGGCAATGTCCGCGTCATGATGACATCTCTGAATGATCTGGTTGACCGCTTCGACACCTTCATTCGCGAGGCCGTGGCCTCGTCCAATGCCCTGTCCTACAACAAATATTATCGGCGCATTCAATTGGCTGGCCTCAATGGCAGTTTTCAGACCTACGCCATTCAGATGAATGATGCCATCACAAGGGTGCAGACCCGGATCAATGACTTTGCCGACAAGACGAGCCATTTCGAAGAGGCAACCAAGGTTATTGCTGCCAATCTGTCTGAGGCAGGTGAGCAAATGAATGCCACCGCAACCGACATGACCCAAAGTGCCGCCAACACCAATGAACGGGCTGCCGTCGTCGCGTCTACCAGTCAGGAAACGTCGGTGAATGTTCAGACTGTCTCAGCTGCGGTCGAGGAACTGAGTGCCAGCTCCCGTGAAATCGGCACCCAGATTGAACGCTCTGCCCGTGTGGCAAGTCAGGCGGTTAGCCAGACCCGACAAGGGGAAGAGAAAATCAACGGCCTGACAGCGTCTGCAGACACCATTGGCCGTGTGGTTGAACTGATTTCCGATATTGCAGAGCAGACCAACCTGTTGGCGCTCAACGCAACCATTGAAGCGGCCCGCGCAGGCGATGCAGGCAAGGGCTTTGCTATTGTCGCCGGAGAAGTGAAGAAGCTTGCCGGGCAAACCGCGCGGGCCATTGACGATATCACCCATCAGGTGGAGGCCATCCAGTCGGCCACCCAAGGGGCGGTGATGGCCTTTGGCAACGTCTCCCAAGTCATCAAGGAGATGGAGGACATCACTTCGGCGGTCGCTGCTGCGGCGGAACAACAAAATGCAGCAACCGCAGAAATCGCCCGCAATGTCGAAGAAGCCCATTTCGGCACCGAGCAAGTCGCCCAGACCATCTCCAACGTCTCTCGCAATGCCGAAGAAACAGGGCAGGCCGCCGATTTTGTGATGGCATCCGCAGAACGCATGTCCAACAATGCAAGGGTCTTGCAAAAGGAAGTTGCCGATTTCATTCTCGGATTGCGGCAAGGACCGCTCGACCGGCGCGAGGCAAAGGACGGCACCTATGCTGGCTCAGAGCGCAGGGCATCGTAA